A region of the Nocardia asteroides genome:
AGACTTTCTCAGTGATGTTGAATTGTAAGTCCCGCATAACACATCGGCCAAGGCGTCATCATGATGTACACCGAGCTTGTTACGAAAGACATCGACGAGTGGGAAGCACTCAGCGACAGCTTTCTGCCGTCCGAGTCCCGGTATCGTGATCCGCGCAACTGGTGGATCCGTGCCACCGTTCAGGACACTGTTGCTCACACTCTCCTGTGCTTCGACCAACGTAGCGAGCGTCTGGCCTGGCGGACCCCGTCACACACCCGGCAGGGCGGCAAAGACTATTGGTTGGTCGTACCGCAGCGGGCTGTGGGGGGAGCCAACATCTTTGAAATGAATGACACGGTAATGCGCGTAACTCCCGGTAGCGCAATGCTATTGAGCCCAGATCAGCCGTTTCGGTACTACATGCCACGCATGGTGACGAACGCGGTTCGCATACCGCGTGCTGATATCGACAATCGACTGTCGTCCGCCAGACCACCGCAAATGACGCTCGACATGGAATCGGGCCTGGGCCGGATCGTGCAGAGCATGATCCGCGCAACGCATGCCGGGCGATCCGACCTCGCAGACTGGGAATTCAACGCCGTCTGCGATCGAATCACTGAGCTGATCTGCTTGATGCTGCTCGGCGATATGGGCCCGCAACAACCCCATCTGGCTGAAACGGCCGCAGCCGTTCGACAGTACGTGCGGGAGCACGTCGGTGTCGGGGACTTGCGTCTGCCTGCGGTGGCATCGGCGCTGGGCTGGTCGCCCCGGCAGTTGCGGCTCGCCCTCCAGCAGAGCGGAACTACCTATCGGGACCTGCGGCAGGACGAGGCGTTGCGCGCCGCGCGCGACCTGCTCTCCCAACCGGGAAAGAACACGAGTGTCAGTGAAGTGGCTGCACGTTGCGGTTTTACGCAAACGTGGTTCTCCCAGGCGTTCAAGGCACGCTACGGCGAAACACCCCGAGATTTCCAGAGGCGCCGATGGAGGGAACTGATGTCGGGCCTCGACGGACCTCATCCAGCTGCGCACGAAACGCACCACGCAGCCGGGGTTCCACCGGCGACCGGGCGCCGTTATGCCACGATGCCGCCGCCCGCGTGCTCTCCGACATGGTCGGATCGGGTGGGCACCGCATTGACGGCCGCGCTCACCGATGGTACGCTCTCGCTGGCGGAGGCCGCCCGACTCCTCGAAGTCGGGCCACGGACGCTCCAACGCCGGTTGGCCGACGAAGGAACAACGTGGAGCCGCGAACTGCACCAGGCACGCCGGCGGTACCTCGACAACACCAAGGCATAGGTCTCCCTGGGGACGCGCGCCCCTCAGCTGTGCGGGGACGAGCGGGCGCGCCGCGAGCGCGGCCGCGATGAGAGAGCAGAGAAACTCTCAGAGACAGCGAGGGCACGGACTCGGTGGAGTCCGTGCCCTCGCTATTCGGTTATCCGGGTGCGCTCACCAGGAGCGTCAGCTCACCAGGAGCTCTTGTGCACGCCCGGCAGCTCGCCCCGGTGCGCCATCTCGCGCAGGCAGACGCGGCAGAGGCCGAACTTGCGGTAGACCGCGTGCGGGCGACCGCACCGCTGGCAGCGGGTGTAGGCGCGGACCGCAAACTTGGGCTTGGCGTTGGCCTTGTTGACCAGTGCTTTCTTTGCCATGTGCTCAGTTCTCCTTGAACGGGAAGCCGAGGTGCTTGAGCAGGGCACGGCCTTCTTCGTTGTTGGTCGCGGTGGTCACCACGGTGATGTCCATACCACGCGGACGGTCGATGCGGTCCACGTCGATCTCGTGGAACATCGACTGCTCGCTCAGGCCGAACGTGTAGTTGCCGTTACCGTCGAACTGCTTCGGCGACAGGCCGCGGAAGTCGCGGATACGGGGCAGCGCGATGGAGACCAGGCGGTCGAGGAACTCCCACATCCGGTCGCCGCGCAGGGTGACCTTGGCGCCGATCGGCATGCCCTCACGCAGCTTGAACTGCGCGATGGACTTGGTCGCCTTGCGGATCTGCGGCTTCTGGCCGGTGATCAGGGCCAGGTCCTCGACGGCGCCGTTGATCAGCTTCGCGTCGCGGGCGGCGTCGCCGACACCCATGTTGACGACGACCTTCACCACGCCCGGGATCTGCATCACGTTGGCGTAGCCGAATTCCTTGTTCAGCGCGTCCTTGATCTCTTCGCGGTAGCGCTGCTTCAGCCGGGGCTGCACTTTTTCCGTCGTGGTCATATCAGATGTCCTTCCCGTTCTTACGGGAGATCCGGACCCGCTTGCCGCTCTCCTCGTCGGTCCGGTAGCCGATACGGGCCGGCTTGCCGTCGGAGTCGACGACCATCACGTTCGAGACGTGGATGGGGGCTTCCTGGGTCACGATGCCGCCCGAGGAGGCGCCGCGCTGGTTGGCGGAGTTCGCGACGTGCTTCTTGATCCGGTTCACGCCCTCGACGAGGACCCGGTTCTCCTTGGGGTAGGCCTGGATGACCTTGCCCTTGGCGCCCTTGTCCTTGCCCGAGATGACGAGCACGGTGTCACCCTTGTGCACCTTCATGTCAGAGCACCTCCGGAGCCAGCGACACGATCTTCATGAACTTCTTGTCGCGCAGTTCGCGGCCGACCGGGCCGAAGATGCGAGTGCCGCGCGGGTCGTTGTCCGCCTTGATGAGCACGGCCGCGTTCTCGTCGAACTTGATGTAGGAACCATCCGGACGACGGCGCTCCTTGGTGGTGCGCACGACGACGGCCTTGACGACGTCACCCCGCTTCACGTTGCCGCCGGGGATGGCGTCCTTCACGGTAGCGACGATGATGTCGCCGATACCGGCATAGCGACGCGACGAACCGCCGAGAACGCGGATGCAGAGAATCTCCTTCGCACCCGTGTTGTCGGCGACGCGCAGTCGCGACTCCTGCTGAATCACTTCAGCGTCCTCCTTGACCTGGACGTATGTGCACGCCGGATTGCCGACCCGACGGGCATGGTCGGTTGCCCTCCGGACGCGCGCCTGCCAGCGGTTTTCTCGGTTCGAGCAAGAAACGCGGAACCAACCACTGGGGGTTCACTGCCGGATTGCGGGCACAGCTCCCGCAGGCAACCGGTCTAGTGTATGGGAATCCGCAGGTCGTTCCCAAATCGGGGGCGCGACCGGGCAGCCCGCGGGCCACACACACACACAACGGCGCCCGTGCCCGAATCCGGGCTGGACCGGCGCCGCGCCGGTAGCCTCGTGTCCTGCAAGGCTGCCTTCGTACATCTGCGGCAACGCCGCGTCGGGGAGAGGATTCTCGTGACATCTACCGGTCGTCCAGGGAAGCTGGATCGTCGTGCCTTCCTGATCGCACTCGGAGCGGTGCCCGCCGCCGCCGCGCTGGTCGCGTGCTCGAACGAGGCCGAGCCCGCGAGCCGGACGCTCACCGGCGTCGATCTCGCCGGAGCGGACGAGACGATCCGGCCGCAGGACGACCTGTACCGGCACGTCAACGGGAAGTGGCTGCGGGAATACCAGCTGCCGCCGGACAAGGTCGCCTTCGGCTCCACGAGCGAGGCGGCCGAGCGCACACAGCAGCAGCTGCGGGAGATCATCGACGGTATCCGGGATCCGGAGCCCGGCTCGGAAGCGCAGCAGATCAAGGACCTCTACGACGCGCGCCTGGACTGGGACGAGATCGAACGGCTCGGCGTCACCCCGCTGGCGGCGTTGTTCGCCAAGATCGACGGAGCCGCCACCAAGCCGGACCTGGCGAAGGTGATGGCCGAATTGCCGATCGGCGGTCTGATCGGGCTCGGCATCGGCGTCGACCGGAAGAATTCCGACGCCTACATCCCCTCCGTCGGCCAATCCGGCCTCGGACTCGGCGAGCAGTACTACCGGAAGCCGGAGTACGGCGAGGTGCTCGCGCAGTACCGAACCTTCCTCGAGCGCATCGCGGCGGGCGCGGGGTGGGCCGATCCGGCCGGAATCGCCCAGCGGGTGTTCGACCTGGAGAAGCGGATCGCATCCGCGCACTGGGACAACGTGCGCAACCGCGACACCGACGCGACCTACAACTTGTACAGCTGGGCCGATATGACCGCGCTCGCCCCGGGCTTCGACTGGGATCCGTGGCTGGCCGGGAACACCGACCGCCCGCGCGAGCTGTTCGCGACGATGGTGGTCAACCAGCCGTCCTTCATCACGGCGGCGGGCCAGTTGTGGACCGAGGTAGATATCGCGACGTGGCGGGACTACCTCCGGCTGTACGTGCTGCGGGAGTTTGCCCCCTACCTTCCCAAGGCCATCAACGACGCCAACTTCGATTTCAAAGGAAAGGTGCTCAACGGGCAGGACGAGCGCCCGGAACGCTGGAAGTACGGCGTCGGGATCGTCGACGACAAGCTCGGCGAGCAGCTCGGGAAACTGTACGTGGCCGAGCACTTCCCGCCCGACGCCAAGGAACGGGCCAAGGAGATGCTGGCCGACGTGATCGCCGCCTATCGGGAGAACTTCACCAATTCGACCTGGATGTCGCCCGCGACCAGGACGGCGTCGCTGGAGAAGCTGGACAAGATCGATCCCAAGATCGGCTACCCGGACAAGTGGGTCGACTACTCCAAGCTGAAGATCACCAAGGGCAAGCTGATCGAGTCCTTGCTCGCCATCAACGATTTCGAGGTCAAGCGAGCGTTCGCGCGCCTTGGCACCCCGGTCGACAAGACCGAATGGGGCATGTCGCCGCAAACGGTGAACGCGTACTACTCGGCGACCTCCAATCAGATCGTCTTCCCGGCCGCCTATCTCCAGCCGCCCTTCTTCGACAAAGACGCCCTGCCCGCGGTCAATTTCGGCGCTGTCGGGTCGACCATCGGACACGAGATCGGTCACGGCTTCGACGACCAGGGTTCCAAGTACGACGGGGACGGCAATCGCCGCGACTGGTGGACACCCGAGGACCGCGCCGCGTTCGACGCCAAGGCCAAGCAACTGGTCGAGCAGTACAACGTGCTGGTGCCGGAGGGCCTCGAGCCGAGTCAGCACGTCAACGGCGAGCTCACCGTCGGGGAGAACCTCGCCGATGTCCGTGGGCTGCAGATCACGCTGGCCGCCTTCCGCATCGCGGAGAAACGCCGCGGTATCGACAACCCCGACTACCGCACCATGTTCCTGTCCTGGGCCCGCAGCTGGCGGGAGAAGCAGACCAAGGAACTGACGGTCCGCTACCTCGCCGCCGACACCCACTCCCCCGCGGAATTCCGCTGCAACCAGGTCGTCCGGAACCTCGCGGAGTTCTACGAGACTTTTGAGGTGAAGGAAGGCGACAAGCTGTTCCTGCCGGCCGATCAGCGCGTCACCTTCTGATTCAAAGGCGTGGCAGCCGCGGGCGCGGGGCGAACCCGCGCCCAGCGGGATGCCGGCCGGCGGCCCGGACGAATTCGCGGCGCCCACGGCTCTGGACCGACGTCCGGAACCCGGGCCGTCGGAACCGGTTCTCGGTCCCCGGCGCGCATGAGCTCGAGCGTCGGTCCAGCGGACCACCCGACGTCGGCCGACATGCCGCGTGCGGCGGTCGCGATCAATTCGGCTGCCTGCCGTCGACCACGCCGACCCACGTGCTTGTCGAGTTCGACGGCTAGCGCGGCGGGTGGGATTCCCCTGCGCAGCGCCGCGTGCAGCGTTGCCAGCGCGTCCATCCGGGGCAGTGTGCGAGCGAGGTCGACGGCGGTACGGACGGCGTTGGTGGCGACGGTCCCGCGCACCAGTTCCAATTCCGCCGGATCGACTCGCTCGCGATGCACGACGAGCCGACGCGAGCGCGAGGCCCGTATGCCCAGCACGTCGGTCGGCCGATCGTCCAAGACGGCGAACCCGTGCAGCTCGGCGGCGGTGTGGTAGGCGGCAACCAGGGATTCCAGCCCCAAGGACAACCGCGCGGCCTCGACCCGCAGGCCGGGTGACGCCGGGGTAGCCGCCTCGCGGTACACCCCACGGAATACCCGCACCCACTCACCACTATCGATCCGGGCGCGCAGTTCGGCGCGGCTGTACTCGAGCTGTATCTGCATCGCGGTGAACACCCCGAACTGCTTGTCCCGCAATTGCTCCAAGCCTGGTCGCATACGCCGAGCATGCCTCGCGGCTCAACCACGAGATCGTGGCCCACCAGCTGATTTCCCAACCCTGTGCACAACCGTCACAGGTGTGGACAACTCGGTGAACGCAGCGGAACGGTGGACCCATAGGGAACTCGGATGAGCCGTCCGAGGTCATGTCCATCGGCCTGCGCCACGACACCCGCCAGGAGCCCGTCGCGGCGGGCGATCCTGCCGCCGCGGTTCCCGCCAGGCGAGGCGTGGCGGGACGGGTCCGCCGCGGGCCGATCAGCGCGACGTCCGATTACCGCCGGTCATGCTCGCGCCGAACCACCAGACTGACCGCATGACCACGACCGACCCGATGACCGTGCTGACGGGGATGTACGCGGCCGAAGCGGAGTACCTGGCGGCAGGAGGACCGGGCAGCGCCTCATTCGCGCTGCTCGTTCCCTTCTTCCACCCTTCGGTGGTGCTGCATCAGGCCGAGAGCCTGCCGTATGGCGGAACCTGGCGCGGCCACGACGGCATGGAGCGGTTCTTCCGCGCGATGAGTGCGACCTGGGAGGTTTTCGACCTGCTCGCGCAACGATTCCTGGCGACCGGCGAAACCGCCGTGGTACACACCGAGATACGCGCACGGGCACGCGCGACGGGCCGAGAGATCAACTTCCCGATCCTGCAGACGATCGGGTTCACGGACGGCCGCATCGCCGAGGTGCGTCCCTTCTATTGGGATACCACCGCCGTCGCAGCCGCTTGTGACGAATCCGCACCATAGCCGACCACCGCTACAGGCTTCGGCCATTGGCGAGCGCCTATCACGCTGTTCGGTGCGGAAGCGTTCGGTGGAGAAACGTTCGGACCTTTCGGTGACCGCGCCATCCGCCGAACAGTCGCCCGTGCTGCCCGTCGCCATCCGATGGGTGAACCGAACCGTCCCGCTCACCCGCCGGATCGACGCCGCGCGGCCAGCGGCGCGCAAGGTCCAGCAGGTAACGGAGCTGGTCCGCGTGATCGCCGGGGGCCGCGGGCGCGATCGCGCCGCACTGTTGCAGACGCGCCGCGGAGGCGACGCGAATGGCTTGCCGACGGTCGGCCGCCACCTGCTGGTTGACCGATGTCGGCGCATACTGCCGGAGCAGAATCAGCGCGTCCTGGATCTCGACGGTCATCCGGTACAAGCGTGATGCCGACTCGAAATGGCGCTGCGGCAGAACGACTTCGGGAACCGCCGTAGTGAGATCACGCCACAGGGGCTGCAATCGGCGGCAATAGCGAGCGTCCCGATCCAAGCCGGCGCGCATCATCAGCGCCTCCAGCAGTGGAATCGATACGAGGGCCGCGAGGAAGCCGAACGCGACGATCGAGGCAACAGCCCATCCGAGGCCGGGAGAGCCCGGTACAGCACCCCCCGCGACCTGGACGATCCCACCCGTCGTGGACAGCAGGCAGTAGAGCCCGAATACGAGCAGCGCCGAGTACGTCAGTCGCTCCCGCAGGACCGGCGTCCCCAGCCGGAGTTCCCGGACGCATACGCGAGCCAGCAGCACACCGATACAGCCGGTGAACAAACACGACACCGACCACAGCAACCCTTCCCAGTCGAGGATCGAGCGCAGGTCGGCGCCGAGCCGCTCCGACACCGCGCATACCCAAGTGACCAGTGCGAATATCGCCGCGATCGCGTTGTATCGGCGTTGCCGCGCGCCGACGCCCTCTGGGCTGGCACCGTCCAGCAGCCTGGCGAAGCCATAGGAATAGGCCAACGCGAAAACGCCGAGACTCATGAACAGCTGCTGCCCCAGCGCCGCCTCACCCCCGACCGTAGCCACCAGGTAGCCGATCAGCACGGCTGCGACGTCCCATCTCAGTGCGCGATTGATCAGCTGGTCCGCTACGGCGTCGTTGACCAGCAACCAGCGTCCGATGGACACGAGGACCACGAGGACCATCGTCGCGGCGAACACAGCGGGCGGTGTTGATGTCATCGTGGTGCACAGTAGAACCCCACACCCAAGGCGGCCAATCGAGCCGCGCTTCGCGCGCATGGATCAATCCGAGTCACTCGGTCAACCGATGCTCGAGCGCATGCCTCCGGTGTCTGTCGAGCCTGGTGCAGGCGAACAGGTGGATGAGGTCAGCCGCTCGGACCGCCTTCTCAGGCACCCGGAAGATAGGTTAGCCTTGGCTGAATTCGGCTCTGTACGCCGAGTTGGGGAGGTTCCCCGATGAAGGAGGTTCAACGATGAAGCGTGTTCGAGCACCCCGCGTTTGGGCGAGGGCGGCGGTAGCCGTGCTGGCCGGCGCACTCACACTCGGCGTCACCGCGTGCGGCTCGTCGGACGACGAATCCGCTTCCGGTGATCGGATCACCATTACCCACGCGCGTGGAGAAACCACCATCGAGGGAACCCCGAAGAAGATCGTTGCCCTCGGCAACCAGTGGCTGGATGCCACGCTGGCGCTGGGCGTGAACCCGGTCGGCTACGTCGACACCATCGCCATGGTCTCCCAGAGCGCACCCCCGTGGGAGCCGAAGTCACTGGAATCCGCGAAGGTTCTCAACCCGATGGGCAATATCGCAGAGCAGGTCGCCGCGCTGGAGCCTGATCTCATTCTCGCCGACACGTTTCTCGCCGATCAGAAGAACTATGACGAGCTCACCAAGGTCGCGCCCACTCTGCCCGGCCTTACCAAAGACACCGTCACCCCGTGGCAGGACCAGGTGACCACGCTGGGCAAGGTGCTGCGCAAGCAGGATGAGGCGAGTGCGGTGATCTCGAACGTGGACAAGAAGATCGAGGGGATCATCGCGACCAACCCAGGACTGAAAGGCAAGACCTTCGCCAGCACCTGGCTTAGCGGGCCTACCCAGCTGATGGTGCTCACCGACCAGAACGACGGCTCTGCCAAGGTCTTCGCCCAGCTCGGTCTCACCATCCCGAAGAATCTCACCGAGCAGCCCTCCAGCCAGGGTCGTCTGGCACTGTCGCCGGAGCGCGCCGACGAACTCACCGCTGATCTGTTGTTGGCCGGCTACTCCCCCGGCATGGATGAGGCCTATCGCAACCTGCCGGGATACGCCGAGCTGCCCGCCGTGAAAAAGGGCTCGGTCGTGTTCCTGACCACCCAGGAGATCAGCGCCGTGAACCAGCCGACCGCGCTCTCGGTGCCCTACATCCTGGACAAGATCTCGCCCGCGTTCGCCGCGGCCTCGAAATAGGCAGCGCACCGATCGAATTGGTTCGACAAGCGGAGGTTAGCGGTTTGCCCGCCGTCAGATATCCCGACCAGACCAGGTTCGCCTTGCGGGAGGACGCCACCTGCCTGACGATGCCCACGGGCGCGATTCTGCTGAATCCGCCGCGCAACGAGAAGCTGACCGGCCTCCCCGCCGGCCAGCTCCAAGCGCTGAAGG
Encoded here:
- a CDS encoding type IV toxin-antitoxin system AbiEi family antitoxin domain-containing protein; translation: MRPGLEQLRDKQFGVFTAMQIQLEYSRAELRARIDSGEWVRVFRGVYREAATPASPGLRVEAARLSLGLESLVAAYHTAAELHGFAVLDDRPTDVLGIRASRSRRLVVHRERVDPAELELVRGTVATNAVRTAVDLARTLPRMDALATLHAALRRGIPPAALAVELDKHVGRRGRRQAAELIATAARGMSADVGWSAGPTLELMRAGDREPVPTARVPDVGPEPWAPRIRPGRRPASRWARVRPAPAAATPLNQKVTR
- a CDS encoding M13 family metallopeptidase — translated: MDRRAFLIALGAVPAAAALVACSNEAEPASRTLTGVDLAGADETIRPQDDLYRHVNGKWLREYQLPPDKVAFGSTSEAAERTQQQLREIIDGIRDPEPGSEAQQIKDLYDARLDWDEIERLGVTPLAALFAKIDGAATKPDLAKVMAELPIGGLIGLGIGVDRKNSDAYIPSVGQSGLGLGEQYYRKPEYGEVLAQYRTFLERIAAGAGWADPAGIAQRVFDLEKRIASAHWDNVRNRDTDATYNLYSWADMTALAPGFDWDPWLAGNTDRPRELFATMVVNQPSFITAAGQLWTEVDIATWRDYLRLYVLREFAPYLPKAINDANFDFKGKVLNGQDERPERWKYGVGIVDDKLGEQLGKLYVAEHFPPDAKERAKEMLADVIAAYRENFTNSTWMSPATRTASLEKLDKIDPKIGYPDKWVDYSKLKITKGKLIESLLAINDFEVKRAFARLGTPVDKTEWGMSPQTVNAYYSATSNQIVFPAAYLQPPFFDKDALPAVNFGAVGSTIGHEIGHGFDDQGSKYDGDGNRRDWWTPEDRAAFDAKAKQLVEQYNVLVPEGLEPSQHVNGELTVGENLADVRGLQITLAAFRIAEKRRGIDNPDYRTMFLSWARSWREKQTKELTVRYLAADTHSPAEFRCNQVVRNLAEFYETFEVKEGDKLFLPADQRVTF
- the rplE gene encoding 50S ribosomal protein L5, with product MTTTEKVQPRLKQRYREEIKDALNKEFGYANVMQIPGVVKVVVNMGVGDAARDAKLINGAVEDLALITGQKPQIRKATKSIAQFKLREGMPIGAKVTLRGDRMWEFLDRLVSIALPRIRDFRGLSPKQFDGNGNYTFGLSEQSMFHEIDVDRIDRPRGMDITVVTTATNNEEGRALLKHLGFPFKEN
- a CDS encoding type Z 30S ribosomal protein S14, translating into MAKKALVNKANAKPKFAVRAYTRCQRCGRPHAVYRKFGLCRVCLREMAHRGELPGVHKSSW
- a CDS encoding nuclear transport factor 2 family protein, with amino-acid sequence MLAPNHQTDRMTTTDPMTVLTGMYAAEAEYLAAGGPGSASFALLVPFFHPSVVLHQAESLPYGGTWRGHDGMERFFRAMSATWEVFDLLAQRFLATGETAVVHTEIRARARATGREINFPILQTIGFTDGRIAEVRPFYWDTTAVAAACDESAP
- the rplX gene encoding 50S ribosomal protein L24, which produces MKVHKGDTVLVISGKDKGAKGKVIQAYPKENRVLVEGVNRIKKHVANSANQRGASSGGIVTQEAPIHVSNVMVVDSDGKPARIGYRTDEESGKRVRISRKNGKDI
- the rplN gene encoding 50S ribosomal protein L14, encoding MIQQESRLRVADNTGAKEILCIRVLGGSSRRYAGIGDIIVATVKDAIPGGNVKRGDVVKAVVVRTTKERRRPDGSYIKFDENAAVLIKADNDPRGTRIFGPVGRELRDKKFMKIVSLAPEVL
- a CDS encoding ABC transporter substrate-binding protein is translated as MKRVRAPRVWARAAVAVLAGALTLGVTACGSSDDESASGDRITITHARGETTIEGTPKKIVALGNQWLDATLALGVNPVGYVDTIAMVSQSAPPWEPKSLESAKVLNPMGNIAEQVAALEPDLILADTFLADQKNYDELTKVAPTLPGLTKDTVTPWQDQVTTLGKVLRKQDEASAVISNVDKKIEGIIATNPGLKGKTFASTWLSGPTQLMVLTDQNDGSAKVFAQLGLTIPKNLTEQPSSQGRLALSPERADELTADLLLAGYSPGMDEAYRNLPGYAELPAVKKGSVVFLTTQEISAVNQPTALSVPYILDKISPAFAAASK
- a CDS encoding helix-turn-helix transcriptional regulator, whose protein sequence is MMYTELVTKDIDEWEALSDSFLPSESRYRDPRNWWIRATVQDTVAHTLLCFDQRSERLAWRTPSHTRQGGKDYWLVVPQRAVGGANIFEMNDTVMRVTPGSAMLLSPDQPFRYYMPRMVTNAVRIPRADIDNRLSSARPPQMTLDMESGLGRIVQSMIRATHAGRSDLADWEFNAVCDRITELICLMLLGDMGPQQPHLAETAAAVRQYVREHVGVGDLRLPAVASALGWSPRQLRLALQQSGTTYRDLRQDEALRAARDLLSQPGKNTSVSEVAARCGFTQTWFSQAFKARYGETPRDFQRRRWRELMSGLDGPHPAAHETHHAAGVPPATGRRYATMPPPACSPTWSDRVGTALTAALTDGTLSLAEAARLLEVGPRTLQRRLADEGTTWSRELHQARRRYLDNTKA